A region of the Carya illinoinensis cultivar Pawnee chromosome 16, C.illinoinensisPawnee_v1, whole genome shotgun sequence genome:
AAGTGTTTTTGCTTGATCCTTGTTGAACCTTCATGTTCCTTGACCATACTCGCCCAAGGGGTGAACATGTTCCTTCATGTTCCTTAAACTCTTATTATTTGGAGCACTTGAATATTGTCTGACTTTATGGACTCAGATTCtctttaatatatttgaattagaagatttaatctagaaaaagaaatacataacattaaatattaaatgccAAATCCACAATGTCCAAACTCCAAACATCAAATATTATGTCCATTTCTCTTTAGATTAAGGTCATGTTtggtttttttcaaaaaattttaacatttctcataattttatttttaaaaaagaaatataaaataatctaaaaataacaaattataattcAACCTTTTATCCAATCCTTCTCcgaatacaaaaataatacacTTCTACAAACTTCAAACAACCTTTTAATTTCAACTATCCACTTTTACAAACttagatataaaatatatttttttaaacatttatctAAAACTTTTTTCTCGGATTtccaaaatcaaataaacaaaatatatcaaaacaattctcaaaAATTTTCAGAATATAATTATCTACAAATTAGAGTTGTCATTGAATgggcaaaagaaaataaatcagTTATGCTAAGGAtagatatttaaaaattgttttgaaaaagaataaagtctactattaaaaaattaatttttttcatgtatatctcatatttattcattttttaaataattatacgacacttacttggaaaaatataattgtaaacacaattatgcactaatctgcacactaatttgatgtgattggttaaaaagtagattttattaaaaatagtgttaatttaaattttaaatatgaatgaatcagtattagtacgcagattagtacgcgactttgcttatgcactaatctgcgtactaatttgatgtgattggttaaaaaataaattttattaaaaacaatgttaatttaaattttaagtatgaatgaatcagtattagtatgcagattagtacgcgactttgtttgtatatagtaaaactccaCTTACATattcacaattataattattatttttcttaaaaaattttaatctatTCAAACATATTGTACGTGgtatcatataatatttttttttgtctaaataATTTTACCAATTATTGGATTGATTAATGAACGATTGGGCAATTAGGGGGTCAattatccaaatatatatatatatgagagagagagagagagagagagagagagagaggggtcaAATCGAGGGGCGAGGGTTGGgtgctttttttaatatattttgtggtGGTGGTCGTGGTTTTAGACAAGTTCCAGACCAAGATAGAGGAGGCCTCTGAAAGCCTGAGATAAACAGTGTAGGGGATTCCTGTAGCTCGATACCCGAGGAAAgaacccttcttcttcttcttcttcttcttctatccTCTCACTCTATCTATCTTTCCTGCCCTCCTTTCAGCTCATCCTATCTCCTTCAATCTATGCCGATGGAACCTTTCGATTTGTTTCGCAAAGGTATAttttgtatgtgtgtgtgtatatatcagATCGTTCCACGACCTTTTTTCCCCCTCTTTAAATTTGCAAGCTGCTTATTGATTTTCTgggatttttttaaagttaatttgCCCCCATTTTCTGGTCGTCGACTTGACTCAGATCTCTTATAATCGATTTGATTGAATACCGGAGGTCAATGGTTTGCTTTGCGGCTGTTTTTCTTGCTTTCGTCCTGTTTTTTTCCCCTAAAAATCGCTTTtcgtgattttattttttaaacgcTAGAGGTTGATAATTTATGTGGTGTTCTAGGGTTTACTTCGATTACATCGTTTATAATATTAGACTGAGGATTTTGTGTTATTATGTCTGTTTGTTTTATGTAAGCATTATCCTGTCTCTGTTGTTTCTTCTGAAAATTGCTAAATCTTCCGAATTCAGGAATTATAGGGTTTTGAGAGTTATGTGCTATTTTGTCCCATTTATGAGATTTGGTTCAGTGCTCTTTCAAAGTACTCTAATTACTTAGAAGCTGttccataaaaaaatgtttagctTTAACTGAATACTTTTAGATCGTGTTATGCTTGTTTCACTTTTCCGTGACGGATTCACATTGTGTAGACTCCTATATCCATACGTTTTAGATGGGATTTCGGTttacttatctatttattaCCTATTCAATTTATCACAAATCAGGAAAGTTAATTTTCTGAAAATGCTCATAAAAAGAGCTTAATGACAATacctattgagagagagagagagagagcttaatGATCAGATTTAGCACTATGTGATATCTGGAATTGACATTCGAATTCACTTGTGGGAAGTACTGGAGTTTATTCTTGTGGCCGCGTGTTAAGTAGAAATTTCTTGTTCAATACGACTAAGTGGTGTACTTGAATGGAACTTCACTTTGCAGGCTTTGGGTGAAGCGTACTGAAGCTTGACTTAGCTCTCTCACTCAGAGATTTTCTATGCCTGTCTAGTTTGTGTGATTTGTTTCTATTTGACTAAATAATGAGCTTGTCCAAGAAAGGAACCCAAGCTAAGGATGCAAAGCTTAGCAACCCAATTAAGGTGGCAACTTTAAATCCAAATGCAGCAGAATTTATTCCGTTTGCCCTCAGATCTTCATCATTTGGAAGCACCAGTACAGCAGATGTGACACCAAGGCTTGCTTCTTCGGGGAGTCTGGGAAAAGCAGTGCTAGATAGATCAGAGTCATCTGTCTCAAATAATTCCGATGAAGAGGCCCACCAATACTGGTGCCAACATCTCCCTGATGATATTACCCCTGACTTTAAGGTCATGGGAGAAGATGAATCACAAGGCATTGGGAACCTCTCTCTGGCGGGTCTGTCTTTACATGACGAAGCATCAAGGTTACTTACTTCCAAGGGCAGTGGATACCTGTTGAATGAGCGGCAAGAATTATCTCCACACAACATTAGTGGTAATAGCTTTGCTGGTAGCTTTGCTGGAAAGTTGAGATTTTCTGATTCATCCCATGGGGAAGATGCATCTCCAGTTAGTTTTCTGCATATGTCAAATAAACCATGGGACAATCATATTGTGAACGGTAATAAACTTGTCAGCCATGATGGGGAGGGACCTCCTTATGATGGCAATTCCCAGCAGAGATATATGAACGATATGTTTGGTGAGCATGCAATTGTGGAGGATAATGATATGAACCCTGTTGAGTTCTTGGTATCTCAGTTCCCTGGTTTTGCTACTGAAAGCCTTACAGAAGTTTACTTTGCCAATGGATGTGACTTGAACCTGACTATAGAGATGCTCACTCAGTTAGAGGTAAGCCTAATATTAGTCAATTTTTTGGGCAATCTGCACATATGTGTAAGTCTCTTAGATACTATTTAATTGCCAAAAATGTATTTGAGATAAGGAATTATGCTTTATCTTATGGATTTTTTTGGTGATGCGTGCGTAATTCTAATGGGTAAGATGCTAACCATAGAGAGCAATACCTCTGGTGCCTTCTTTTGGCAGGGAAGAGCTGGCTCCCCATATAGTTTTGAGGTGACCCAATGCTCCAATACTCGTGTGTAGCCATCAGTTCCTTAGTCACTGGCCTGGTACAGGGGGAGTTAGTGATTCTCTTTGGGTCATCATCTTCTTACCCAGTAGCACTGTGCTTTATTATTATCTGTTGTTAGTTTGACTATtgcataatatatactataggcTTCTTGGTTTCAATGGGGGCAGTGGTTGTCAGTTTTAAAGAGTTAACTTGTTTTTCATGTATCCTGAAGCAGCATGAATACATGATTTATTTTGATTCTGTAGCATATATTGTTAGTTTATCCCTTTCAATATTCTCAGTGTGATCTTTGTAAGAAGGGCATTTGAATGtagatttttgttttaattgtagCTTCAAGTTGAGGGTGGTTTCAGTCAGAATATGAACTCAAAGACCTTGTCAGCCCCCAATCTTGGTCCAATGGACTTCCCTGCACTTACCGTTGCGTGTAGTCAGAATGATCCTCCAAAATATGCTGGGGATGATCTCCCACAAAGTGGCAGTCTTTTCCGATCTGACAAGGACAACATGCTCTTGTTCAAATCCGGATCTTCTGTTCAATCTAGGGGTGCTATAGATTTTGCATCAGCTGTCCGGAAATTGGCATCTCAGGATTCTGGTATATGGAAGTACGAAAGAAATGGTTCCTCAGATGCCACCATTGGATCAAGTCGAAGTTCCCAAGTTTTGGCTAGTGCTTACAATAGTGGAGATGGGAGAGACATCTATGGTGACAGATTACAAAATCGTGGCTCTGCTCGGGCAGCTCCAATCTGGCTTGATACTGGAGATGCAGTTGGTAATATCCCCTGGTCAACAAAATTACTTGTCTTTATATGCCTTCAATTTGAGAATAAGGCCTTCTGCACTAATAATGGCTTTCACATTTGTTGAGATGACAGCGAATATGTATTCTGAGCTGCGAGGGGATGCTCGTGACCATGCACGCCTGCGTAATGCATACTTTGAGCAGGTATGTCTTGAATTTTGTCAAACTATTGTCAACGAAAAatgtaatttatattattttcctaGTAGCAATTTTTTAACCCAAAAAAATcctctttttttcatattagaGTAAATCTTGGCTTCCTATATGaggtaaatatataattttgttttgtttgtgtaGAATCATAAAGAGAAACCCAACCTGCTTTCACCTCCATCTCTCGTCAATCACCCCTATTCtcatcctctctctccctcttgatTGGACTCAAGTATAGTTTTTCTTCCACATCCATTATTGTTGTTGTCTTGATGAAAAAACAAAGCTTTAATGCAGCTTCCTAGGTGaagttatataatattaaattaggATAAACTCCTTATGGCTTAACTGTTGTATGAGGCCTTTTTTATTTGTCATCCTACAGTGTAGAAAGAAACACTTTGCCTGCTTGAGATCTAAGCATTACTATTAGCATCTGTATAATTCAACCGTCCATTATCATGGTGCAAATAACAAGTATGGACTTTACAAGTGGCTAAGGTGCTACTTAGACTACAAGAGGGTAAAATGTTGCTTCTATAAATTGCTGGCAGGTGAAATGCCACTTTTATAAATGTCAGGTGAGCATAATGCCACTTTTTTCATGAGGCATGTGATCTACATGTGCATAGTTCAATGGCATGAATTGACAAAACTAGTGAAGTTAAACTCAAAGTGGGTGAAGCATATTTTAAACCCACAGATTTGGCAAAGCCGAACTTGCTTTATAACACGGATGAGCCAAGTGCAataacacttaaaaaaaaaaaaaaaaagtcaagaaACAGATGGTACATTGTGGGCATGTTTCCTTCATGATTCTTTAATGAGAGACATGTGAACATGATAGGAATGTTTTTAATATGGTGGTAGTGGCCCCTGCAATGGTTATCAGCTATTAAAACCATCAAAATAGGAAAATTATCTTTGGCATGCAGGTTGAATTCTGGCCAAATTATGCTCATACAAGAATTTTAGCAATAATTGTGACATAAATTTAAGTTTCAACTTTTGCaacatttgaattttgagacttctatctcatattttattaatttcttgaaACCCCTAGGAGTTGGCTCAAGGTTTAAATCCTTTTGGGCGTAAACAATTTCTAGAGGCCATTAGACTGGGGGaacttccccttgaattacctgtGGTGTACTTGCTAGAAACTCTTTGCCAAGGGTCTGTGCACCctcgggattagtcgggactttgttctcggacactcaatgccaataaaaataaataatattttgttaatttcttgatggaaaatgagaaaattcCATCATGGCCATCCAACACACCTCTTCTCATGtcgaaaaataaaatggaagaaaaaactgcaaaacaattaacaaatctagaaaagaaaaagtggacAAACCTTCCATCACTATAACTGCGCTTGCTTGTAGTCCTGGGGTGGTGGGGGCCATCTGATTATATAGGGCCTGCACTGCCGAGCAAGGAGGAAGATCACCCTTTGTTCCAGGTAGAGGGGCaaaattaaagcaaaaaaaCAACTGGGACTGGCTGTGCCGGCCCTCCCCCTCCACATAGAGACAAGCCCGATGGCCCTTACCAGCCCTACCAGCCCCAGGGATTGGAACCAAGGGCAATGGTGGTGACTATGGAGGggcttttcctctctttttttttttttttttgagggcaGAGGGTTTAAGCAATTGACAGAAGTTGGGACGGAAGTCTTGAATTTCAAAATCTGTGAAACTTGGTTATTATAATATCCCTTATTGTCTGCACAGTATGCCATTGATATCTCATTACATGCTGCACCAATTACTTTAGTTGATAGTGTGAACTTTAAAAATAGGCACGACAAGCATACCTCATTGGCAATAAGGCTCTAGCAAAGGAATTGAGTGCTAAAGGGCAG
Encoded here:
- the LOC122299079 gene encoding polyadenylate-binding protein-interacting protein 7-like isoform X2, encoding MSLSKKGTQAKDAKLSNPIKVATLNPNAAEFIPFALRSSSFGSTSTADVTPRLASSGSLGKAVLDRSESSVSNNSDEEAHQYWCQHLPDDITPDFKVMGEDESQGIGNLSLAGLSLHDEASRLLTSKGSGYLLNERQELSPHNISGNSFAGSFAGKLRFSDSSHGEDASPVSFLHMSNKPWDNHIVNGNKLVSHDGEGPPYDGNSQQRYMNDMFGEHAIVEDNDMNPVEFLVSQFPGFATESLTEVYFANGCDLNLTIEMLTQLELQVEGGFSQNMNSKTLSAPNLGPMDFPALTVACSQNDPPKYAGDDLPQSGSLFRSDKDNMLLFKSGSSVQSRGAIDFASAVRKLASQDSGIWKYERNGSSDATIGSSRSSQVLASAYNSGDGRDIYGDRLQNRGSARAAPIWLDTGDAVANMYSELRGDARDHARLRNAYFEQARQAYLIGNKALAKELSAKGQQHNMHMKAAHGKAQQSIYRQRNPVPPEMQSNGRGQERMIDLHGLHVTEAIHVLKHELGVLRSTARAAQQRLQVYICVGTGHHTRGSRTPARLPISVQRYLLEEEGLDFTEPQPGLLRVVIY
- the LOC122299079 gene encoding polyadenylate-binding protein-interacting protein 7-like isoform X1, translated to MSLSKKGTQAKDAKLSNPIKVATLNPNAAEFIPFALRSSSFGSTSTADVTPRLASSGSLGKAVLDRSESSVSNNSDEEAHQYWCQHLPDDITPDFKVMGEDESQGIGNLSLAGLSLHDEASRLLTSKGSGYLLNERQELSPHNISGNSFAGSFAGKLRFSDSSHGEDASPVSFLHMSNKPWDNHIVNGNKLVSHDGEGPPYDGNSQQRYMNDMFGEHAIVEDNDMNPVEFLVSQFPGFATESLTEVYFANGCDLNLTIEMLTQLEGRAGSPYSFELQVEGGFSQNMNSKTLSAPNLGPMDFPALTVACSQNDPPKYAGDDLPQSGSLFRSDKDNMLLFKSGSSVQSRGAIDFASAVRKLASQDSGIWKYERNGSSDATIGSSRSSQVLASAYNSGDGRDIYGDRLQNRGSARAAPIWLDTGDAVANMYSELRGDARDHARLRNAYFEQARQAYLIGNKALAKELSAKGQQHNMHMKAAHGKAQQSIYRQRNPVPPEMQSNGRGQERMIDLHGLHVTEAIHVLKHELGVLRSTARAAQQRLQVYICVGTGHHTRGSRTPARLPISVQRYLLEEEGLDFTEPQPGLLRVVIY